One stretch of Nicotiana tabacum cultivar K326 chromosome 18, ASM71507v2, whole genome shotgun sequence DNA includes these proteins:
- the LOC107820877 gene encoding protein ASPARTIC PROTEASE IN GUARD CELL 1-like encodes MENPLLLLLLISILHWNSFASLTNEKSYFKINSSSIKQARKAFMSFDISKLRDPPTPSSSVSVYHIDVFEKSKFKDYESLLTNRLAQDHARAIYLASKFRYRDTEIKKETDFQEKYAHNWSKIHDQVLKAAPTNYFKGHYVALLLLGSERTRNYLLIDSGSYLVWWQCAPCVAYKCFKPLYNTIYDSTTSKTFTELDCVKNSSTCISADHDFHCALGSKRCFYMEQYITGETTKGFMASEVITFPSDNTQAKIIFGCSIDQKGGPNFSGTFSGILGLSKRVSLTTTGGYSLPSQLGSSIFALCLPTATSVHPSFLTFNKAPWSYGTEAKLIKNRLSPHWYYVNLFKIVINNKEVPVDPSWWNGQKVTHGVIIDTGTLITRFPHDYYIIFRDIFREEVKDYTMIEDGFIIFDTCYEDDPDGAEVYFPVIKFYFGNYSERQEVLLVDGRVVVSIGGYYCLAFMPWDDKSTLIGTNQLQGIGLTFDTKNNALTFSVDACD; translated from the coding sequence ATGGAAAaccccctccttcttcttcttcttatatcaATCCTTCATTGGAATTCATTTGCTAGTTTAACCAATGAAAAATCATATTTCAAGATTAATTCTTCTTCCATTAAACAAGCTAGAAAAGCTTTCATGTCTTTTGATATATCCAAGCTTCGAGATCCTCCAACGCCGTCTAGTTCTGTTAGTGTTTACCATATCGACgtctttgaaaaatcaaaattcaaagacTATGAGTCTCTTCTTACTAATCGTCTTGCTCAAGATCATGCTCGAGCTATATACTTGGCATCAAAGTTCAGATACCGCGATactgaaataaaaaaagagaccGATTTTCAAGAGAAGTACGCGCATAATTGGAGTAAGATACATGATCAAGTCCTAAAGGCAGCACCTACTAACTACTTTAAAGGTCACTATGTTGCCCTTTTGTTGCTTGGTAGTGAAAGAACAAGAAATTACTTGCTAATAGACAGTGGAAGTTACTTAGTTTGGTGGCAATGTGCACCTTGTGTTGCATATAAGTGCTTCAAACCGCTTTATAATACTATATACGATTCTACCACTTCCAAAACTTTCACAGAACTTGATTGCGTTAAAAACAGTTCAACTTGCATAAGTGCAGATCATGATTTTCATTGCGCTTTAGGCAGCAAACGATGTTTTTATATGGAACAATATATAACTGGAGAAACAACAAAAGGTTTTATGGCATCTGAGGTGATCACTTTTCCTTCAGACAATACACAAGCCAAGATAATATTTGGTTGTAGTATAGATCAAAAAGGTGGTCCAAATTTCAGTGGTACATTTTCTGGGATTCTTGGCCTTAGTAAAAGAGTAAGCTTGACAACTACTGGTGGATATTCTTTACCATCTCAATTAGGTTCATCAATATTTGCATTATGTCTACCAACTGCTACTTCAGTACACCCATCTTTCCTCACCTTTAATAAAGCTCCGTGGTCATATGGGACAGAGGCAAAACTAATAAAAAATCGATTAAGTCCTCATTGGTACTACGTCAATCTTTTCAAGATTGTGATTAATAATAAGGAAGTTCCGGTGGATCCCTCGTGGTGGAATGGTCAAAAAGTAACTCATGGAGTTATAATAGATACAGGCACATTAATTACTCGTTTTCCTCAtgattattatattatatttcgCGACATTTTcagagaagaagtaaaagattATACAATGATCGAAGATGgatttattatatttgacacttGCTATGAAGATGATCCAGATGGTGCTGAAGTATACTTCCCAGTTATCAAATTTTACTTTGGCAATTATTCTGAAAGGCAAGAGGTGCTGCTAGTAGACGGACGAGTTGTAGTAAGTATTGGGGGCTACTATTGCCTAGCTTTTATGCCATGGGATGATAAATCTACACTTATAGGCACTAATCAGCTTCAAGGCATAGGTTTAACTTTTGATACTAAAAATAATGCTTTAACTTTCAGTGTTGATGCTTGTGATTGA